Proteins from a single region of Gossypium arboreum isolate Shixiya-1 chromosome 1, ASM2569848v2, whole genome shotgun sequence:
- the LOC108479495 gene encoding metal-nicotianamine transporter YSL1-like, whose protein sequence is MEEVKDTKEKEREDMEEVHEETEGSRTIQPWTQQITVRGVIVSILIGTVYSVIAMKLNLTTGWVPNLNVSAALIAFLFIRTWTKVVEKVGYTAKPFTRQENTMIQTCAVACYSIAIGGGFASYLLGLNRKTYELSGVGTEGNSAKAIKEPGLGWMTGFLFVVCFVGLFVLIPLRKVMIVDLKLTYPSGLATAVLINGFHSQGNKSAKKQVRGFLRYFSASFLWGFFQWFFSGKEECGFKQFPTFGLKAWKQTFFFDFSLTYVGAGMICSHLVNLSLLFGAVISYGIMWPLINRLKGQWFSEDLQESSMRSLYGYKVFVSVALILGDGLYNFLKILSFTLINIHGRLKDKGRNRDEEDDRKKTAEDRKQNELFIRETIPMWIGVVGYVVLSIVSVVVIPIMFPQLKWYYVIIAYILAPSLAFCNAYGAGLTDMNMAYNYGKVALFVLAALTGKENGVVAGLAGCGLIKSVVSVACILMQDFKTAHYTLASPRAMFLSQAIGTAIGCVVTPLSFFLFYKAFDVGNPYGEFKAPYALIYRNMAILGVQGFSALPRHCLQLCYGFFAFAVLVNFVRDVSPHKIGKWMPLPMAMAMPFLVGGYFAIDMCLGTLVVFAWQKLNAKKAELMVPAVASGLICGEGLWILPASILALAKINPPICMKFLPS, encoded by the exons ATGGAAGAGGTGAAGGATACGAAAGAGAAAGAGAGGGAAGACATGGAAGAGGTGCATGAAGAAACCGAGGGTTCAAGGACAATACAACCATGGACTCAGCAAATCACTGTGAGGGGAGTGATTGTAAGCATCTTGATTGGGACGGTTTACAGTGTGATAGCCATGAAACTGAACCTCACAACAGGTTGGGTCCCTAACCTGAATGTCTCAGCTGCTCTTATCGCCTTCCTTTTTATCCGGACATGGACAAAAGTTGTTGAGAAGGTAGGATATACGGCCAAACCTTTTACAAGACAAGAGAACACCATGATTCAGACATGTGCAGTTGCATGTTACAGCATAGCTATTGGAG GTGGGTTTGCATCTTATCTGTTGGGATTAAACAGGAAGACATATGAATTGTCCGGAGTAGGCACTGAAGGGAACTCTGCAAAGGCTATAAAGGAACCAGGACTTGGGTGGATGACCGGCTTCCTTTTTGTAGTTTGCTTTGTTGGTCTTTTCGTATTAATTCCTTTAAGAAAG GTCATGATAGTGGACCTCAAGTTGACTTATCCAAGTGGCTTGGCTACTGCAGTTCTCATCAATGGCTTCCATAGCCAAGGCAATAAGTCAGCCAA GAAACAGGTGCGTGGGTTCCTGAGGTACTTCTCAGCTAGTTTCCTATGGGGATTTTTTCAATGGTTTTTCTCTGGGAAAGAAGAATGTGGTTTCAAGCAGTTCCCTACTTTCGGACTTAAAGCCTGGAAGCAAAC aTTCTTCTTTGATTTTAGCTTGACCTATGTCGGGGCAGGAATGATCTGTTCTCACCTGGTTAACTTGTCTCTGCTATTTGGAGCTGTGATTTCATATGGAATAATGTGGCCACTTATTAATCGCCTTAAAGGACAATGGTTTTCTGAGGATTTACAAGAAAGCAGCATGAGGAGTCTATATGGATACAAG GTTTTTGTATCTGTTGCTCTCATTCTTGGTGATGGCCTTTACAATTTCCTCAAGATACTGTCTTTCACGCTTATAAACATCCATGGTAGATTGAAGGACAAGGGCCGAAATAGAG ATGAGGAGGATGATCGGAAGAAGACAGCTGAGGATCGAAAACAAAACGAACTTTTCATCAGAGAAACCATCCCCATGTGGATTGGGGTTGTTGGATATGTGGTATTGTCTATCGTGTCTGTTGTTGTGATCCCCATCATGTTCCCTCAACTCAAATGGTACTATGTGATTATAGCTTACATTCTTGCCCCATCTCTGGCTTTCTGCAATGCTTATGGGGCGGGTCTTACCGACATGAATATGGCCTATAACTATGGGAAAGTAGCCCTTTTCGTGTTGGCAGCATTGACAGGCAAGGAAAACGGTGTTGTAGCAGGGCTTGCCGGATGTGGACTCATCAAATCTGTTGTTTCTGTTGCTTGCATTTTAATGCAAGATTTCAAGACAGCGCATTATACGCTCGCATCACCAAGAGCGATGTTCTTGAGCCAAGCAATTGGGACGGCTATTGGCTGCGTTGTAACGCCTCTCAGCTTCTTCCTTTTCTACAAAGCATTCGATGTTGGAAACCCATATGGAGAATTCAAAGCACCATATGCCTTGATATATAGAAACATGGCTATTCTAGGTGTGCAAGGATTTTCGGCTTTGCCTCGGCATTGCTTGCAACTCTGTTATGGCTTCTTTGCTTTTGCAGTGTTGGTGAATTTTGTGAGAGATGTCTCGCCGCATAAAATAGGGAAATGGATGCCGCTTCCGATGGCAATGGCAATGCCATTTTTAGTTGGGGGATATTTTGCGATTGATATGTGCTTGGGAACTTTGGTCGTGTTTGCTTGGCAGAAGCTAAATGCAAAGAAGGCTGAGTTGATGGTTCCAGCCGTTGCTTCCGGGCTAATATGTGGGGAAGGGCTATGGATTCTCCCGGCTTCAATTCTTGCCTTGGCCAAAATTAATCCTCCCATTTGCATGAAATTCCTGCCTTCTTAG